In Calonectris borealis chromosome Z, bCalBor7.hap1.2, whole genome shotgun sequence, a single genomic region encodes these proteins:
- the LOC142075183 gene encoding riboflavin kinase-like, giving the protein MRYLPYFCRGEVVKGFGRGSKELGIPTANFSEQVVESFPSDLSSGVYCGWACVGNGDVHKMVLSIGWNPFYKNIKKSVETHIIHTFKDDFYGEILSIVITGYIRSEKNFSSSEALISAIQEDIEEAKRQLDLPEHLKLKEDNFFHLPEGKTVSH; this is encoded by the exons atgAGGTACCTGCCCTACTTCTGCCGCGGGGAGGTGGTGAAGGGCTTCGGTAGAGGCTCCaaggagctgggcatccccaccG CTAACTTTTCTGAGCAAGTAGTCGAAAGCTTTCCATCTGATCTCTCATCTGGTGTATACTGTGGATGGGCCTGTGTTGGAAATGGAGATGTGCATAAAATGGTTTTGAGCATAGGATGGAATCCTTTCTATAAGAATATTAAGAAATCAGTG gAAACACACATTATCCATACTTTCAAAGATGACTTTTATGGAGAGATTCTTAGTATAGTCATTACTGGATATATTCGATCAGAAAAAAACTTTAGTTCTTCAG aGGCGCTCATTTCAGCAATTCAAGAAGACATTGAAGAGGCAAAAAGACAGCTAGATTTACCAGAACATCTTAAACTCAAAGAAGACAACTTCTTTCATCTGCCAGAAGGCAAAACAGTAAGCCACTAA